A DNA window from Argiope bruennichi chromosome X2, qqArgBrue1.1, whole genome shotgun sequence contains the following coding sequences:
- the LOC129960803 gene encoding beta-sarcoglycan-like — MAAGEGANALTMREKALLKSQLNKQHVTIHPGYAPISEIYLHKTGLRGRKGMLFYALVVLLFTVALINLAVIVVLLSVLRIGYGMESMEFMTGGRLLRFLNHADMGTVIPDSGVIGGFLESDLPITGDNQPVIFRTTSALNFGKYGPSMEIHHDHTLISGVEEFLLQSPSSGKNIFSTEYKDFKLPTGVSHLSVKEAHISRIVSKKNESLEISSPYQIMLKGNEGLYMAGKEIIWITGLDLYLKSVNQSIILDGAKGVMVSTDKLPFAAETQDSAPRWYKLCVCMPSGRVFRIPVREHGYGCNDVRFPESINPCS; from the exons ATGGCTGCGGGTGAG GGTGCAAATGCTTTGACCATGAGAGAGAAAGCTCttttaaaatctcaattaaaTAAGCAACATGTTACTATTCATCCTGGATATGCACcaatatcagaaatttatttacataaaactgGTTTACGAGGAAGGAAGGGAATGCTGTTCTATGCCTTAGTGGTACTTCTTTTTACAGTTGCTCTTATTAATTTAGCT GTAATCGTCGTATTGCTAAGTGTTTTGCGAATTGGATATGGAATGGAAAGCATGGAATTTATGACTGGTGGAAGGTTGTTACGATTTCTTAATCATGCTGATATGGGAACTGTTATTCCGGATTCTGGAGTTATTGGTGGATTTTTAGAGAGTGATCTACCAATAACTGGAGATAATCAAcct GTCATTTTTCGCACAACATCTGCATTGAATTTCGGAAAATATGGTCCTAGCATGGAAATCCATCATGATCATACACTGATTTCTGGTGTAGAAGAATTTCTACTTCAAAGTCCATcgtctggaaaaaatattttttcaacagaatacaaagatttcaaactacCTACGGGTGTTTCACATTTGAGTGTGAAAGAAGCACATATTTCGagg atagtgAGCAAGAAAaatgaatctcttgaaatatCATCACCATATCAAATAATGTTGAAAGGAAATGAAGGATTATATATGGcaggaaaagaaataatttggatTACTGGTCTTGATTTATATCTGAAGAGTGTG aatCAAAGTATTATTCTTGATGGAGCAAAAGGTGTAATGGTTTCCACGGATAAATTGCCTTTTGCTGCTGAAACCCAAGACAGTGCTCCTCGTTGGTACAAGTTATGTGTCTGTATGCCTAGTGGACGTGTTTTTCGAATTCCTGTGAGGGAACATGGTTACGGTTGTAATGATGTTAGATTTCCTGAAAGCATAAATCCTTGTTCTTAG